Proteins from a genomic interval of Gossypium hirsutum isolate 1008001.06 chromosome A09, Gossypium_hirsutum_v2.1, whole genome shotgun sequence:
- the LOC121206148 gene encoding protein FAR1-RELATED SEQUENCE 11, whose translation MMSEDAGQMLVMYDDPSDQRSLSLDETSSTQESPDEARLSLETTADSVPYIGQRFATHDAAYEFYSEYAKRCGFSIRRHRTEGKDGVGKGLTRRYFVCHRAGNTPVKTLNDSKPQRNRKSSRCGCQAYLRISKVTDLGPAEWRVTGFVNHHNHELLEPNQVRFLPAYRTISDADKNRILMFAKTGISVQQMMRLMELEKCVEPGYLPFTEKDVRNLLQSFRKSDQEDESIDLLRMCRNNKDKDPNFKFEYTLDSNNRLDNIAWSYASSVQSYEIYGDAVVFDTTHRLTVFDMPLGIWVGVNNYGMPCFFGCVLLREENSRSFSWALKAFLGFMNGKAPQTILTDQNMYLKEAIAIEMPSTKHALCIWMIVAKFPSWFNAVLGERYNEWKAEFYRLYNLESIEDFELGWRDMVDFFGLHTNRHIANLFALRTLWALPYLRSHFFAGMTTTGHSKAINSFIQRFLSAQTRLAQFVEQVAVAVDFKDQAAEQQTMQQNLQNICLKTGAPMESHAASVLTPFAFSKLQEQLVLAAHYASFQMDDGFLVRHHTKLEGGRKVYWVPREGIISCSCHQFEFSGILCRHALRVLSTGNCFQIPDRYLPLRWRRISTSPAKLHQSSSSDHMERIQLFQSMVSTLVTESAKSKERLDIATEQVSILLSRIREQPVASQGARDISPIHRNL comes from the exons GAAGATGCTGGACAGATGTTGGTCATGTATGATGATCCTTCGGATCAACGGTCCTTGTCTTTAGATGAAACAAGTAGCACACAGGAATCACCTGATGAAGCCCGACTTTCTCTGGAAACCACTGCTGATTCCGTTCCATATATTGGGCAAAGATTTGCAACTCATGATGCGGCTTATGAATTTTATAGTGAATATGCAAAGCGATGTGGTTTTTCAATCCGTCGTCATCGTACAGAAGGAAAAGATGGGGTTGGAAAAGGACTTACAAGACGTTATTTTGTCTGTCACCGTGCTGGCAATACACCTGTTAAAACCTTAAATGATAGTAAACCACAAAGAAACAGAAAATCGTCCCGATGTGGATGTCAAGCTTACTTGCGGATAAGCAAAGTAACAGACTTAGGACCTGCAGAATGGCGTGTCACAGGTTTTGTGAACCACCACAATCATGAACTTTTGGAACCAAATCAAGTTCGGTTCCTTCCTGCATATCGAACTATCTCAGATGCAGATAAGAACCGAATCCTTATGTTTGCCAAAACTGGAATCTCGGTACAGCAAATGATGAGGCTGATGGAACTTGAGAAGTGTGTGGAGCCAGGATATCTGCCTTTCACTGAGAAGGATGTGAGAAATTTGCTTCAGTCGTTCAGGAAATCAGATCAAGAAGATGAAAGCATAGATTTATTAAGAATGTGTAGAAACAATAAGGATAAGGATCCCAACTTCAAATTTGAGTATACGCTTGATTCAAACAACAGGTTAGACAACATTGCCTGGTCATATGCATCATCGGTCCAGTCATATGAAATCTATGGTGATGCTGTGGTGTTTGACACAACTCATCGTTTGACTGTATTTGACATGCCACTGGGGATATGGGTTGGAGTGAATAATTATGGGATGCCTTGCTTTTTTGGGTGTGTGCTTTTACGAGAAGAAAATTCAAGGTCATTTTCATGGGCTTTAAAG GCTTTCTTAGGATTCATGAATGGCAAGGCACCACAGACGATATTAACTGACCAAAATATGTATCTGAAAGAAGCCATAGCCATTGAAATGCCTTCAACTAAACATGCACTCTGCATATGGATGATTGTGGCGAAGTTTCCATCCTGGTTTAATGCAGTTTTGGGGGAACGTTACAACGAGTGGAAAGCTGAGTTTTATCGACTCTACAATTTAGAGTCAattgaggattttgaattgggcTGGAGGGACATGGTCGACTTTTTCGGGTTACACACTAACAGGCATATCGCCAACTTGTTTGCACTACGTACACTATGGGCTTTGCCATACTTGAGAAGTCATTTCTTTGCAGGAATGACTACAACTGGCCACTCAAAGGCCATCAATTCTTTCATTCAAAGGTTTTTAAGTGCACAGACTCGGCTTGCGCAATTTGTGGAACAA GTTGCTGTTGCTGTGGATTTTAAAGATCAAGCAGCAGAACAACAGACAATGCAGCAAAATCTTCAAAATATTTGCCTAAAAACTGGAGCTCCTATGGAATCTCATGCTGCCTCTGTCCTCACTCCTTTTGCCTTCTCCAAGCTTCAAGAGCAACTAGTTTTAGCTGCTCACTATGCATCATTTCAGATGGATGATGGTTTCCTCGTAAGACATCATACAAAACTCGAAGGAGGCCGGAAAGTGTATTGGGTTCCACGAGAAGGCATTATAAGTTGCAGCTGCCATCAGTTTGAGTTCTCCGGAATTCTTTGCCGCCATGCCCTTCGAGTTCTCTCGACAGGAAATTGCTTTCAGATTCCAGACAGATATCTTCCCTTACGGTGGAGAAGGATCAGCACATCACCGGCAAAGCTTCACCAAAGTTCTTCAAGTGATCATATGGAGCGGATTCAACTGTTTCAGAGTATGGTATCAACCCTTGTAACTGAATCTGCCAAGTCAAAGGAGAGGTTGGATATTGCCACCGAGCAAGTCTCCATTCTTTTGTCTCGCATAAGAGAGCAGCCAGTTGCATCACAAGGTGCGCGGGATATTTCCCCTATTCATAGAAATCTTTGA
- the LOC121206147 gene encoding probable NADH dehydrogenase [ubiquinone] 1 alpha subcomplex subunit 12, with protein MATTVVKSALQAIRERGLRTFLRELKDDGFTKCFFDGNLLQTKIHNIGATVVGVDKFGNKYYEKLGDTQAGRHRWVEYAKKDRYDASQVPPEWHGWLHFITDHTGDELLMLKPKRYGVEHKENLSGKGNEFIYHSKGHALNPGQRDWTRYQSWQPTKAE; from the exons ATGGCGACGACGGTGGTGAAGAGCGCGTTGCAGGCGATCCGTGAGAGGGGTCTCCGCACTTTCTTAAGGGAGCTCAAGGATGATGGCTTCAC GAAATGCTTCTTCGATGGAAACCTTCT GCAAACCAAAATCCACAACATAGGGGCAACAGTTGTGGGTGTTGATAAATTTGGCAATAAGTATTATGAGAAACTCGGAGACACACAAGCTG gaagaCACAGGTGGGTTGAATATGCGAAAAAGGATCGTTATGATGCTTCTCAGGTACCACCAGAATGGCATGGTTGGCTTCACTTCATAACTGACCATACCGGTGATGAG CTTTTGATGCTAAAACCCAAGAGGTACGGGGTGGAGCACAAGGAGAACTTATCTGGTAAGGGGAATGAGTTTATCTACCATTCTAAAGGACATGCACTTAATCCGGGTCAGAGAGACTGGACAAGGTACCAATCATGGCAACCAACCAAGGCTGAGTAG
- the LOC107891512 gene encoding uncharacterized protein — translation MAKCFNVVQKQKRAQIAERKRLIHGDPATKKLKNKSQSLSVSGKRKRKLLKKWRREQKEVIEKGLVTMEDVEMVAAEGTTEDGGTSQDATIKAPTKFPMKKNLKLKRISRKGKKKGGSSKAGIEAASVDSMVE, via the exons atggCAAAGTGTTTCAACGTGGTTCAGAAGCAGAAGAGAGCCCAAATAGCGGAGAGAAAAAGATTAATTCATGGTGACCCTGCAACAAAGAAGCTAAAGAACAAATCCCAATCACTCTCCGTCTCTGGAAAACGCAAACGCAAGCTTCTCAAAAAATGGCGCAGG GAGCAAAAGGAGGTTATAGAGAAGGGTTTGGTGACTATGGAAGATGTGGAAATGGTGGCTGCTGAAG GTACAACTGAAGATGGAGGCACATCCCAAGATGCCACCATCAAAGCGCCAACAAAGTTCCCCATGAAGAAGAATTTGAAGCTCAAACGCATTAGTCGAAAAG GGAAAAAGAAGGGTGGTAGTTCAAAGGCTGGGATTGAAGCTGCTTCAGTGGATTCCATGGTAGAATAA
- the LOC121206146 gene encoding tryptophan--tRNA ligase, cytoplasmic, whose translation MEKVEDQNPQQEEDQVVNPWEVSAKDGGKIDYDKLIDKFGCQRLDQSFVDRVQRLTSRPPHVFLRRGVFFAHRDFNDILDAYERGQKFYLYTGRGPSSEALHLGHLIPFMFTKYLQDAFKVPLVIQLTDDEKCMWKNLSVEESQRLARENAKDIIACGFDISKTFIFSDFDYVGGAFYKNMVKVAKCVTYNKVVGIFGFTGEDHIGKVSFPPVQAVPSFPSSFPHLFSGKDDLRCLIPCAIDQDPYFRMTRDVAPRIGYHKPALIESLFFPALQGETGKMSASDPNSAIYVTDSAKDIKYKVNKHAFTGGQETIEKHRQYGANLEVDIPIKYLNFFLEDDAELEHIKKAYGAGRMLTGEVKKRLIEVLTEIVERHRRARAAVSDEMVDAFMAVRPLPNMFD comes from the exons ATGGAGAAGGTAGAGGACCAGAATCCCCAGCAAGAAGAAGACCAAGTTGTGAATCCATGGGAAGTATCGGCCAAAGATGGCGGTAAGATCGATTACGATAAGCTCATTGACAAATTCGGCTGCCAAAGGCTGGATCAATCCTTTGTTGACCGCGTCCAACGCCTCACTTCTCGTCCCCCTCACGTCTTCCTCCGCCGTGGCGTTTTCTTTGCCCATCGCGATTTCAATGATATTTTGGATGCCTACGAGCGAGGACAGAAGTTTTATTTGTATACTGGTCGAGGACCTTCTTCTGAAGCTTTGCATTTGGGCCATTTGATTCCTTTCATGTTTACCAA ATACCTGCAAGATGCTTTCAAGGTCCCTCTTGTTATACAACTGACTGATGACGAGAAGTGCATGTGGAAAAATCTTTCTGTGGAGGAGAGCCAACGACTCGCCCGTGAGAATGCTAAAGACATCATTGCTTGTGGTTTTGACATATCAAAGACATTCATATTCTCAGACTTTGATTATGTTGGGGG tgcctTCTATAAAAATATGGTCAAGGTTGCCAAGTGTGTCACATACAACAAG GTTGTTGGCATATTTGGATTCACGGGAGAGGATCATATTGGAAAAGTTAGCTTTCCACCTGTGCAG GCTGTCCCATCATTTCCCTCTTCATTCCCACATCTATTCTCTGGCAAGGATGATCTCCGTTGTCTGATTCCATGTGCAATTGATCAG GATCCATATTTTAGAATGACAAGAGATGTTGCCCCTCGGATAGGGTATCACAAGCCTGCATTGATTGAATCATTATTCTTCCCCGCTCTCCAG GGTGAAACGGGGAAAATGTCAGCTAGTGATCCAAATTCTGCAATTTATGTGACTGATTCTGCAAAGGACATTAAATACAAG GTAAACAAGCATGCATTTACTGGAGGACAAGAAACCATAGAAAAACACAGACAATATGGAGCAAATCTTGAG GTAGATATACCAATTAAATATCTTAACTTCTTCCTTGAGGATGATGCGGAACTTGAGCACATAAAGAAG GCGTACGGTGCGGGACGCATGCTTACAGGTGAGGTGAAAAAGCGACTGATAGAAGTTTTGACTGAAATAGTAGAAAGACATCGAAGGGCTCGAGCAGCAGTATCTGATGAG ATGGTGGATGCATTTATGGCTGTGAGACCACTTCCCAATATGTTTGATTGA